The Aeromonas encheleia genomic sequence AGCACGGATCACTCCGGCGTCATCATGCAGGAGCTGCTGACCGGCGAGACCGACGTCGGTTTCATCCTCAAGTGTCCCGCCATCGCGGGCATCCAGCTCGAGCTGCTCTATCGCTCCCCCATCATAGCCGTGGCCTGCGCCACCCACCCGCTGGCCGGACGGCAGGGGCTGACCCTGCAGGACATCGCCAACGAGCGGCTGGCCCCTCAGCAGTGGGGCACAGGCTGCGACGAGCTGATCCTGCAACTGCGGCTGCTGCGCCAGGTGGCTAGCCCACTGCACGCCATCCAGCCCGCCAGTGCGGCGCGGGAGCTGGCGCTGGAGCATGGCTTCATCACCCTGATGCCGGCGCTCGCCATCACCCGGGATCTGGAGTTTGGTCGTCTGGTGAAACTGGATGTGACGGATCTGCCGCCGGATCACTGGGACGTGATGATGGCCTGGCGCAGCGGCAAGCGGCCCAATCCCGCCAAGGAGCGGGTGCTGGAGGCGGCGCGCACCCTGGCCCGGCGCTGGTCGGGCAAACCCACATGAAAAAAGCGCCGGACAAGTCCGGCGCTCTCTCTTCACTGACATTCGGGATCAGTAGCTGGCCTTGAGGCTCACCCCCGAGAAGGCACTGAAACCGCTCAGCTGCACGTGCCAGGTGCCGGCCTTGGGCGCGTTCAGGGTGCAGGTCTCGGCGTTGCCGCTCTTGTAGGGGCGGCAGTCATAGCTGCTGCTGGTCGGGGCCGAGCCGAATTTCACGTAGAGATCCGCATCCCCGCTGCCGCCGCTGCTGGCGATCACCAGCTGGCTCTTGCCGGTCGGCACCTCGACGGTGTAGTTCAGCTTGCCCCCCTTGGCGGCGGTGAGATTGGTCACAGCTACCCCGTTTTGCAGCACACTGCCGGGTTGCGGCGTGGTGCCACCACAGGAGGCATTGATCCCCACAGTGGTAAAGGCCGCCGCCACGTCGGTCAGGCTGTAGCCCAGATCCGTGGCCGCCCTGGTCACGCCGCAGGCGCCCTGATCGAAACTGGTGTTGGCCCCCCAGTAGAGGCGGTTTGCCAGCACGAACACCTCGAACGCCTTGCGGGTGTTCCAGCCGTTGGTGTTGGCCAGCAGGTAGAAGGCGCGGTTGTAGACCCCCGAGCTGTGGTGTACGTCGATGCCGTCATAGTAATCGTTGGCATGGCCGATGGAGCTGCCATCCCGGGTCGGATCCTCGAAGTAGCGCAGGGAGCCGT encodes the following:
- a CDS encoding LysR family transcriptional regulator translates to MAVTLDDLQLLLDVANRGSFSKVAAIRGWSQPMVSQRIALLEQELGQPLFRRHRRGATPTPACEQFLPAASAALSALESGRLAMQGAPALPRIRLSCLPSLTTVVFGPLLLALVDEAFEIRCSTDHSGVIMQELLTGETDVGFILKCPAIAGIQLELLYRSPIIAVACATHPLAGRQGLTLQDIANERLAPQQWGTGCDELILQLRLLRQVASPLHAIQPASAARELALEHGFITLMPALAITRDLEFGRLVKLDVTDLPPDHWDVMMAWRSGKRPNPAKERVLEAARTLARRWSGKPT